In Hyphomicrobiales bacterium, a single window of DNA contains:
- the lnt gene encoding apolipoprotein N-acyltransferase, whose amino-acid sequence MSSVSQSPDAGMSGAAMWPRPGLILLLVAGAASGLALPPTGLWWLLFATVPLLLLRLESLPHGALRSAFISGLSFGFGYFIVAFHWIGYAFFVNAADLWMMPFAVGGLALFMACYWGIAAACAALVPQHLVPRWLSAILLLSVAEWLRGHLLTGFPWSVPGLASDGMGAVDQLASIVGMNGLTLLVLVWSAAPALLFVTWQRHRRIAWPAVALVLTLPLAQAWGMWRLAAHPPAFEGQAVVRLVQPNIAQDDKWRSDNSEAIFSTLVTLSQEGAQAAGVSHVVWPESSVPFLLDEDEEALHRIGAMLKPGRTLVAGAIRRGPAGEGEPPYFTSILAINEAGEVTGTYDKWRLVPGGEFLPFEGLLSRIGFRKVVSLPESFTAGKGPSNVQLPGIGPAGALICYEVIFPDALVAQVRPRLLVNVTNDGWFGLSTGPHQHLAQARLRSIEQGLPLFRAANTGISAVIDPLGRILAQTQLNTRTTIDSRVPQSLDATFYARNGGLMLALLIAAAGFLLRGMMITRAA is encoded by the coding sequence ATGAGCAGTGTTTCTCAAAGCCCCGATGCCGGCATGAGCGGAGCGGCCATGTGGCCGCGGCCGGGCCTCATCCTGCTCCTTGTGGCGGGGGCAGCCTCGGGGCTGGCGCTGCCACCCACGGGCTTGTGGTGGCTGCTGTTTGCCACGGTCCCCCTCCTGTTGCTGCGGTTGGAGAGCCTGCCGCACGGCGCACTTCGCTCCGCCTTCATCAGTGGGCTGAGTTTCGGCTTCGGTTACTTCATCGTGGCTTTCCACTGGATCGGCTATGCCTTCTTCGTCAATGCGGCCGACCTCTGGATGATGCCTTTTGCGGTGGGTGGCCTCGCGCTGTTCATGGCGTGTTACTGGGGAATCGCCGCCGCCTGCGCCGCCCTCGTGCCGCAACATCTCGTGCCGCGCTGGCTGTCCGCGATCTTGCTCCTCTCTGTTGCGGAATGGTTGCGTGGACATCTGCTCACGGGATTCCCCTGGTCGGTGCCGGGGCTTGCCTCGGACGGCATGGGTGCTGTCGATCAACTCGCCAGCATCGTTGGCATGAACGGCCTGACGCTGCTGGTGCTCGTGTGGTCCGCCGCGCCCGCACTTCTTTTCGTCACGTGGCAGCGCCACCGCCGCATCGCATGGCCAGCGGTCGCCTTGGTTCTCACGCTGCCGCTGGCGCAAGCGTGGGGGATGTGGAGGCTGGCGGCCCATCCTCCGGCCTTCGAGGGTCAAGCGGTGGTGCGCCTCGTGCAGCCCAACATCGCGCAGGATGACAAATGGCGCAGCGACAACAGCGAGGCCATCTTCTCCACGCTGGTGACACTGTCGCAGGAGGGCGCACAGGCGGCTGGAGTCAGCCACGTGGTCTGGCCGGAGTCGTCGGTTCCGTTCCTGCTGGATGAAGACGAGGAGGCGCTGCACCGGATCGGCGCCATGCTGAAGCCCGGGCGCACGCTGGTGGCCGGTGCCATCCGCCGCGGTCCGGCGGGCGAGGGGGAGCCTCCCTATTTCACCAGCATCCTCGCCATCAACGAGGCAGGCGAGGTGACAGGCACATACGACAAGTGGCGGCTCGTGCCAGGCGGCGAGTTCCTGCCCTTCGAAGGTCTTCTCTCGCGCATCGGCTTTCGCAAGGTGGTGTCGCTGCCAGAGAGTTTCACCGCCGGCAAAGGCCCGTCAAATGTGCAATTGCCCGGGATCGGTCCGGCCGGCGCTCTCATCTGCTACGAAGTGATTTTTCCAGATGCACTTGTTGCACAGGTGCGACCGCGCCTTTTGGTTAACGTCACCAATGATGGCTGGTTTGGATTGTCGACTGGTCCCCATCAGCATCTTGCACAAGCCCGCCTGCGCAGCATCGAGCAGGGGCTGCCGCTGTTTCGTGCGGCAAATACGGGCATTTCCGCCGTCATTGATCCCCTCGGACGAATCCTCGCCCAGACACAACTCAACACGCGCACCACGATTGACAGTCGTGTGCCGCAGTCGCTGGATGCAACCTTTTATGCGCGCAACGGTGGCCTGATGCTTGCTCTGCTCATAGCTGCCGCAGGATTTTTACTCCGTGGTATGATGATCACTCGCGCCGCGTGA
- a CDS encoding TerB family tellurite resistance protein, whose translation MTDRLEGHDGLSTAAARLQDIVALLKEPSGFSRLVPEQRKFILAVVIASVVPVDGKIKPCELEKLQALLKARVQTHGKTLDSVVLLAQSGLGENAAIGLAASRLADLLGIEDRCALIGMLWDVALCDYELHAKEEQLIYDIADKAGVPRKKVAEQQAKSAANVT comes from the coding sequence ATGACTGACCGCCTCGAGGGCCACGACGGCCTGTCGACTGCAGCCGCGCGTCTGCAAGATATTGTCGCGCTCCTCAAGGAACCGTCCGGCTTTTCCCGCCTCGTGCCGGAACAGCGCAAGTTCATCCTCGCGGTGGTCATCGCCTCGGTGGTGCCCGTCGATGGCAAGATCAAGCCCTGCGAACTGGAAAAGCTGCAAGCGCTGCTCAAGGCTCGCGTGCAAACCCATGGCAAGACGCTCGACAGCGTGGTGCTGCTGGCGCAATCGGGACTGGGTGAGAATGCCGCAATCGGCCTCGCCGCGTCGCGTCTTGCTGACCTCCTCGGCATCGAAGACCGCTGCGCCCTGATCGGCATGCTGTGGGACGTGGCGCTGTGCGACTACGAACTCCATGCCAAGGAAGAGCAGCTGATCTATGACATCGCCGACAAGGCTGGCGTGCCGCGCAAGAAGGTGGCGGAGCAGCAGGCGAAATCCGCAGCCAACGTCACCTGA
- the speB gene encoding agmatinase, translating to MPSHDFNQPVSGLVTPRFGGIATFFRLPHVAPADAANIDIGIVGIPWDGGTTNRPGPRHAPRQMRDQSSMVRRMHQTSRVVPYDLANVADLGDCSVNPASVDDTLKRVEGHFAALVAKGIRPLSAGGDHLCSLPVLRALGKKKPLGMIHFDAHTDLYDGYFGGFKYTHGTPFRRAIEEGLLDPKRVIQIGLRGSMYDNDDFEWGEKMGVRLMRIEEAMDLGPATVMEIARKVAGDGETYVSFDIDMLDPVYAPGTGTPEIGGFTTFQAQQMLRGLKGVNIVGADVVEVSPPFDPSGLTAYAGTVMMFEILCHMAECVAASRVR from the coding sequence ATGCCCAGCCATGATTTCAACCAGCCCGTCTCGGGGCTCGTCACGCCGCGCTTCGGCGGCATCGCCACCTTCTTCCGCCTGCCGCACGTCGCGCCTGCGGATGCGGCGAACATTGACATTGGCATCGTGGGCATTCCCTGGGATGGCGGCACCACCAACCGGCCCGGCCCGCGACACGCGCCCCGCCAGATGCGCGACCAGTCGTCCATGGTGCGGCGCATGCACCAGACCAGCCGGGTCGTTCCCTACGATCTCGCCAATGTCGCCGACCTCGGGGATTGCTCGGTCAATCCGGCCAGTGTTGACGACACACTGAAGCGGGTCGAGGGCCATTTCGCGGCGCTGGTGGCGAAAGGCATCCGTCCCTTGTCGGCGGGCGGCGATCACCTGTGCTCGCTGCCGGTGCTGCGTGCGCTCGGCAAGAAAAAGCCGCTGGGGATGATCCATTTCGATGCGCACACCGATCTCTATGACGGCTATTTCGGTGGCTTCAAATATACCCACGGCACACCCTTCCGCCGTGCCATCGAGGAAGGCCTGCTCGATCCCAAGCGCGTGATCCAGATCGGCCTGCGCGGCTCCATGTATGACAATGACGACTTCGAGTGGGGCGAAAAGATGGGCGTGCGGCTGATGCGCATCGAGGAAGCGATGGATCTGGGGCCCGCGACGGTGATGGAGATCGCGCGCAAGGTGGCCGGGGACGGCGAGACCTATGTGAGTTTCGACATCGACATGCTCGATCCCGTCTACGCGCCCGGCACGGGAACGCCGGAGATCGGCGGCTTCACCACGTTCCAGGCCCAGCAAATGCTGCGCGGGCTGAAGGGCGTCAACATCGTGGGTGCGGATGTGGTGGAAGTTTCGCCGCCCTTCGATCCGTCGGGCCTCACGGCCTATGCGGGCACGGTCATGATGTTCGAGATTCTCTGCCACATGGCGGAGTGCGTGGCGGCATCGCGCGTCAGGTGA
- a CDS encoding FAD-binding oxidoreductase has product MKSYDIIVIGAGIAGASVAAHLARTKRVCILEMEERAGFHSTGRSAASFEPNYGPPPMLAFTRASESFFNAPPQGFTDAPLLTPRESLFLVAEGQEDAADNLLAKASELGEISERAAREVFPVLREGYARRVFLDPNTGDLDVDLIHRGFLRQFRERGGDVFTSHEVKGLLRRDWQWQVATAHGIFAAPVVVNAAGAWGDTIAKLGGVRPVGLQPKRRSIGVVPVDDHPGAADWPLVTDVGETWYCKPQSGKLIVSSADATPVDPHDAYADDMAIALGVERMMEATTLTVERLEHRWGGLRSFVRDGNPVVGFAPGSEGFFWLVGQGGYGIQSSPALAETAAALILETPLPVSVIGHGLELSHISPERLHA; this is encoded by the coding sequence ATGAAATCCTACGACATCATCGTGATCGGTGCGGGCATCGCAGGCGCATCGGTGGCGGCGCATCTCGCCCGCACCAAACGTGTCTGCATCCTCGAGATGGAGGAGCGCGCGGGCTTCCACAGCACCGGGCGGTCTGCTGCGAGCTTCGAGCCCAACTACGGCCCACCGCCCATGCTGGCCTTCACCCGCGCCAGCGAGTCGTTCTTCAACGCGCCGCCGCAGGGTTTCACCGATGCCCCGTTGCTGACGCCGCGCGAGTCGCTGTTTCTCGTGGCCGAGGGGCAGGAGGACGCTGCCGACAACCTGCTCGCCAAGGCGAGCGAATTGGGCGAGATTTCCGAACGCGCCGCCCGCGAGGTCTTTCCGGTCTTGCGCGAAGGCTATGCGCGGCGGGTCTTCCTTGATCCCAACACGGGAGATCTCGACGTGGACCTCATCCATCGGGGTTTCCTGCGCCAGTTCCGTGAGCGCGGCGGCGACGTCTTCACATCGCACGAAGTGAAGGGACTGCTGCGCCGTGACTGGCAATGGCAGGTGGCGACGGCCCATGGCATTTTTGCAGCCCCGGTCGTGGTCAATGCCGCGGGCGCCTGGGGCGATACCATCGCCAAGCTGGGCGGCGTCAGGCCGGTGGGCCTCCAGCCCAAGCGGCGTTCGATTGGCGTCGTTCCCGTGGACGATCATCCCGGTGCCGCCGACTGGCCGCTGGTCACGGATGTGGGCGAGACCTGGTACTGCAAGCCGCAGAGCGGCAAGCTGATTGTCTCCTCCGCCGATGCGACGCCCGTTGACCCGCATGATGCCTATGCCGACGACATGGCAATCGCCCTTGGCGTGGAGCGCATGATGGAGGCAACGACATTGACCGTGGAAAGGCTGGAACACCGCTGGGGCGGGTTGCGCAGCTTCGTGCGCGACGGCAACCCGGTCGTGGGCTTCGCCCCCGGCAGCGAAGGCTTCTTCTGGCTCGTGGGCCAGGGGGGCTACGGCATTCAATCCTCGCCGGCGTTGGCGGAAACGGCAGCGGCCCTCATCCTCGAAACGCCTCTGCCCGTGTCCGTGATCGGACATGGTCTCGAACTCTCTCACATCTCACCCGAACGGTTACACGCATGA
- a CDS encoding 5-guanidino-2-oxopentanoate decarboxylase, whose protein sequence is MSTRPELSAGEALVTLLENYGVDTIFGIPGVHNIEMYRALPRSKIRHILTRHEQGAGFMADGYARASGKPGVCFTITGPGLTNILTPLGQAWSDSSNVLVISSALDIADSAQGRGRLHEMISQFNAAAAVTATAVRAYTPKDMQDGVARAFATFASARPRPAYLEIPLDLLSMPAGPGWKARVAPARPRHSAADVAFAISLLKAAKSPMIVLGGGALEGGASARAIAEALGAPIVTTTAGKGAVPAEHPLCWGYCMGDPRVQALLQASDCVLAAGTELSETDFWNSNCLLDNLIRIDIDPASLARPHSARLAILADAAPALAAIAAGLAGSTAAPRLNAPSTDDVTPLRAMLTRVLSVIRDSLPAETVIATDMTQIAYAANEVFPVSQPRTWLHPVSFGTLGFALPAAIGAKVAVGSKPVAALMGDYGFQYTGNELGTAVELGQPLPILLWNNEALAQIRDGMAAAGIQPNAVTLHNPDFVALAKAYGARAERPESLAALSRAIAAALTADGPTLIEMTPRMVNP, encoded by the coding sequence ATGAGCACAAGACCTGAACTTTCTGCTGGCGAGGCCCTCGTCACGCTGCTGGAAAACTATGGCGTGGACACGATCTTCGGCATTCCCGGCGTCCACAACATCGAGATGTACCGCGCCCTGCCGCGCTCGAAGATCCGCCATATCCTCACCCGGCACGAGCAGGGCGCCGGCTTCATGGCCGATGGCTATGCCCGCGCCAGCGGAAAGCCCGGCGTCTGCTTCACCATCACGGGACCGGGGTTGACCAACATCCTCACCCCCCTGGGGCAGGCCTGGTCCGACAGCTCCAACGTGCTTGTCATCTCGTCGGCTCTCGACATCGCCGATTCAGCGCAAGGGCGCGGCCGCCTGCACGAGATGATCAGCCAGTTCAACGCGGCCGCCGCCGTGACGGCAACAGCGGTGCGCGCCTACACACCAAAGGACATGCAGGATGGCGTGGCCCGCGCCTTTGCCACCTTCGCTTCTGCAAGGCCGCGGCCAGCCTATCTCGAAATCCCGCTTGATCTCCTCTCCATGCCGGCAGGGCCGGGCTGGAAGGCCCGCGTTGCACCGGCGAGACCCCGGCACAGCGCCGCTGACGTGGCCTTCGCCATCAGCCTCCTGAAAGCGGCGAAGTCGCCGATGATCGTGCTGGGCGGCGGGGCCCTGGAGGGAGGCGCTTCAGCACGCGCCATCGCCGAGGCGCTGGGTGCACCCATCGTCACGACGACGGCTGGCAAGGGTGCCGTGCCGGCAGAGCATCCCCTGTGCTGGGGGTACTGCATGGGCGATCCCCGGGTGCAGGCCCTGCTGCAAGCCTCTGACTGTGTGCTGGCCGCTGGCACGGAACTCTCGGAAACAGATTTCTGGAACAGCAATTGCCTTCTCGACAACCTCATCCGCATCGACATTGATCCCGCCTCGCTCGCCCGCCCGCACAGTGCGCGCCTCGCGATCCTTGCGGATGCAGCGCCCGCCCTTGCGGCCATTGCGGCAGGCCTCGCAGGCAGCACGGCAGCGCCCCGGTTGAATGCTCCGTCCACGGATGATGTCACGCCGCTCCGCGCCATGCTCACCCGCGTGCTCTCCGTCATTCGCGACAGCCTGCCTGCCGAGACGGTCATCGCCACCGACATGACCCAGATCGCCTATGCGGCGAACGAAGTCTTCCCCGTCTCGCAGCCGCGAACCTGGCTTCATCCCGTGAGCTTCGGCACGCTGGGCTTTGCACTCCCCGCCGCCATCGGCGCGAAAGTCGCCGTCGGCAGCAAGCCCGTCGCCGCGTTGATGGGCGACTACGGTTTCCAGTACACCGGCAATGAACTGGGCACCGCCGTCGAACTGGGACAGCCCTTGCCCATCCTGCTCTGGAACAATGAAGCCTTGGCCCAGATCAGGGACGGCATGGCCGCGGCCGGCATCCAGCCCAACGCCGTCACGCTCCACAATCCGGATTTCGTGGCACTGGCAAAGGCCTATGGCGCCCGCGCCGAACGCCCGGAGTCGCTGGCGGCACTGTCACGCGCCATTGCAGCCGCACTCACCGCCGATGGCCCCACGCTCATCGAGATGACGCCGCGCATGGTCAATCCATGA
- a CDS encoding HAD family hydrolase — translation MMPERCAVIFDVDGVLLELTPNEEDIFFAAFAPWGDPSTLSRSWNSYRIRNDDDIVDEIMERWSIPPAEKSGLVAAYHEALAARLGDGRLKSEVIPGAKELLAEISGRAVLGIATANFREAARLRLVASGLWDAVATLAHGADGGGHKHDILARAIRASGLPPSRIVYIGDNLNDVEAGLRNGVHFIGFSRDAARRNQLAAAGARHVTGNHVESLRFILHSLNA, via the coding sequence ATGATGCCAGAGCGTTGCGCCGTCATCTTCGATGTGGATGGCGTCCTTCTTGAACTCACGCCCAACGAGGAAGACATCTTCTTTGCCGCCTTCGCGCCCTGGGGTGATCCCTCCACCTTGTCGCGGAGCTGGAACAGCTACCGCATCCGCAACGACGACGACATCGTGGACGAGATCATGGAACGCTGGTCCATCCCGCCTGCGGAGAAGTCCGGTCTTGTCGCGGCCTACCATGAAGCCCTTGCGGCGCGCCTCGGCGATGGCCGCCTGAAGAGCGAAGTCATTCCGGGCGCGAAAGAGCTGCTCGCGGAGATCTCCGGCAGGGCGGTGCTGGGCATTGCCACCGCCAACTTCCGGGAGGCCGCGCGCCTCCGCCTCGTGGCTTCGGGCCTCTGGGACGCCGTGGCAACGCTGGCCCACGGCGCCGATGGCGGCGGCCACAAGCACGACATCCTCGCCCGCGCCATTCGCGCCTCGGGTCTTCCTCCAAGCCGCATTGTCTACATCGGTGACAATCTCAATGATGTGGAGGCAGGCCTTCGGAACGGCGTCCACTTCATCGGCTTTTCACGTGACGCGGCGCGCCGCAACCAGCTAGCCGCCGCAGGTGCCCGCCACGTCACCGGAAACCATGTTGAAAGCCTGCGCTTCATCCTTCACAGTTTGAACGCTTGA
- a CDS encoding acyl-[ACP]--phospholipid O-acyltransferase, whose translation MAAHSQFALLKTRRFLPLFVTQAMSAFNDNVFRYALSILFLTTLGKDQGGVLNTISAALFIVPFFLFSAFAGQLADKFDKSRVARRIRFAEIFIVALSAYSLFSGIVHLQQFCVFLAGCQAAFFGPIKYGILPQHLTKDELLGGNGMVEMATFIAILLGTIFGSIVINTEGGHMWVAAVMVGIGIVSYFTCLQIPRAPAAQADLKLNWNIFGETWNVVRMSMRKPDVFNAILGVSWFWFLGVVFVTQIPLFTFDSLKGSETAASLIFALFSIGIAAGSVFCNRLLGGKISGRFVPLAAVLMSVFMIELYFAAGSAQGVLSAAIADGSVATETTASGDKVMGLAAMLTHWQSWRVLFDLAAIAFLSGLYVVPLFATMQARTPYYLRARIIGANNIVNAIFMIIATVLSGALLAYGLTARGLFLTLGLANLVAAIYVIRILPHEALAGLVRSIFRVLYRVEVRGIENVTARGRRSLIVANHTSFLDGPLLSAFLPERAGFAINTQMAKRWWVKPAFGLFDLCPIDPANPLALRGLVDMLKKGRRVVIFPEGRITVTGGLMKVYEGPAAVAQMARGHLVPVRIDGAHLTPFSRLAGKLPTVWFPKITITFMPPITWKAPEGLRGAALREYQAEHLYDVMTDSQFKTAPINETLWQSLLDARNLFGGHTKILEDIQRKPVTYDRLILGSFILGRKIAAATPGEKMVGVLLPNATATAVTLFGLQASGRVPAMLNFSTGAVNMAAACMAAEVRTIITSRKFIEAGEMESDLKVLSERCKIVYLEDIREQVGSLDKLRGLLQKSFAPRALKRMGASFDPGSPAVVLFTSGSEGVPKGVVLSHRNINANRLQAAARIAFTPEDLVFNALPVFHAFGLTGGLMLPLLSGIFSFLYPSPLHYKIIPEMCYDTGATVIFGTDTFLSGYAKNAHPYDFYRMRLVVAGAERLKPETREIWMNRFGLRILEGYGATECAPVVSVNTPMHYRAGSVGRLLDGMDYRLEEVPGIEGGGRLHVKGPNIMLGYLRADNPGVLEPPPDGWYDTGDIVAVDERRFITILGRAKRFCKIAGEMVSLNAIETKLMELYPDDAHAVVAVPDKKKGEQLVMFTTLKAPDRKEMATGLKRLGLSDLMIPKNIFPVDALPILGSGKTDYVTMNRMAKERVPE comes from the coding sequence ATGGCGGCCCACAGCCAGTTTGCACTCTTGAAGACCAGGCGCTTTCTGCCGCTCTTCGTCACCCAGGCGATGAGCGCCTTCAACGACAACGTCTTCCGCTATGCGTTGTCGATCCTCTTCCTCACCACGCTGGGCAAGGACCAGGGCGGGGTGCTCAACACCATTTCTGCCGCACTGTTCATTGTTCCGTTCTTTCTCTTCTCCGCCTTTGCCGGGCAACTGGCCGACAAGTTCGACAAGTCCCGCGTCGCCCGCCGCATCCGCTTTGCCGAGATCTTCATCGTGGCGCTCTCGGCCTACTCGCTGTTTTCGGGCATCGTCCACCTGCAGCAGTTCTGCGTCTTTCTCGCGGGCTGCCAGGCGGCCTTCTTCGGTCCCATCAAATACGGCATTCTTCCCCAGCACCTGACCAAGGACGAACTCCTTGGCGGCAACGGCATGGTGGAGATGGCAACCTTCATCGCCATTCTCCTCGGCACGATTTTCGGCTCCATCGTCATCAACACGGAAGGCGGCCACATGTGGGTCGCCGCCGTCATGGTGGGGATCGGCATCGTCTCCTATTTCACCTGCCTGCAGATTCCCAGGGCACCTGCCGCCCAGGCAGACTTGAAGCTGAACTGGAACATCTTCGGCGAGACGTGGAACGTCGTCCGCATGTCGATGCGCAAACCCGACGTGTTCAATGCCATCCTGGGCGTTTCCTGGTTCTGGTTCCTGGGCGTTGTTTTCGTCACGCAGATTCCGCTCTTCACCTTCGACAGCCTGAAGGGCAGCGAAACCGCCGCCTCGCTCATCTTCGCATTGTTCTCGATCGGCATTGCCGCGGGCTCTGTGTTCTGCAACCGCCTCCTGGGCGGCAAGATCAGCGGCCGCTTCGTGCCGCTGGCCGCCGTGCTGATGAGCGTCTTCATGATCGAACTCTATTTCGCCGCAGGCAGCGCACAAGGCGTGCTTTCGGCGGCCATCGCCGATGGCTCTGTGGCGACGGAAACAACTGCCTCCGGTGACAAGGTGATGGGTCTCGCCGCCATGCTCACCCATTGGCAGTCCTGGCGCGTCCTCTTCGATCTCGCGGCCATCGCCTTCCTCTCGGGTCTCTATGTGGTGCCCCTCTTCGCCACCATGCAGGCCCGCACACCCTACTATCTCCGCGCCCGCATCATCGGCGCCAACAACATCGTGAACGCGATCTTCATGATCATCGCCACCGTGCTCTCGGGCGCGCTGCTGGCTTATGGGCTGACGGCGCGCGGCCTTTTCCTCACCCTCGGCCTCGCCAACCTCGTCGCGGCGATCTACGTCATCCGCATCCTGCCCCATGAAGCGCTGGCCGGACTGGTGCGCAGCATCTTCCGCGTGCTCTACCGCGTGGAAGTGCGCGGCATCGAGAACGTCACGGCGCGTGGACGCCGCTCACTCATCGTCGCCAACCACACATCGTTCCTCGACGGTCCGCTGCTCTCCGCCTTCCTGCCGGAACGCGCCGGTTTTGCCATCAACACCCAGATGGCCAAGCGCTGGTGGGTGAAGCCCGCCTTCGGCCTGTTCGATCTCTGCCCCATCGATCCCGCCAATCCGCTGGCGCTCCGCGGCCTCGTCGACATGCTGAAGAAGGGCCGCCGCGTGGTGATCTTCCCGGAGGGCCGCATCACCGTCACGGGCGGATTGATGAAGGTCTACGAAGGACCCGCCGCCGTTGCCCAGATGGCCCGCGGGCACCTTGTCCCCGTCCGGATCGACGGCGCCCATCTCACGCCCTTCTCGCGTCTCGCCGGCAAGCTGCCGACCGTGTGGTTCCCCAAGATCACCATCACCTTCATGCCGCCGATCACGTGGAAGGCGCCGGAAGGCTTGCGTGGCGCCGCCTTGCGCGAATACCAGGCCGAGCATCTTTACGATGTCATGACGGACTCGCAGTTCAAGACCGCGCCCATCAACGAGACGCTGTGGCAATCGCTGCTCGATGCCCGCAATCTCTTTGGCGGACACACGAAGATCCTCGAGGACATCCAGCGCAAGCCCGTCACCTACGACAGACTGATCCTCGGCAGCTTCATCCTCGGTCGCAAGATCGCCGCGGCAACGCCTGGCGAAAAGATGGTGGGCGTACTCCTGCCCAACGCCACCGCCACCGCCGTCACCCTGTTTGGCCTGCAGGCCTCCGGCCGCGTGCCCGCCATGTTGAACTTTTCCACCGGCGCCGTGAACATGGCCGCAGCCTGCATGGCGGCGGAAGTGCGCACCATCATCACCTCGCGCAAGTTCATCGAGGCGGGCGAGATGGAGAGCGACCTCAAGGTGCTCTCCGAACGCTGCAAGATCGTCTACCTCGAGGACATCCGCGAACAGGTGGGCAGCCTCGACAAGCTGCGCGGCCTCCTGCAGAAATCCTTTGCACCCCGCGCCTTGAAGCGCATGGGCGCTTCCTTCGATCCGGGAAGCCCGGCGGTGGTGCTCTTCACCTCTGGCTCGGAGGGCGTGCCCAAGGGCGTGGTCCTCTCCCACCGCAACATCAATGCGAACCGCCTGCAGGCCGCAGCGCGCATTGCCTTCACGCCGGAAGACCTGGTGTTCAACGCACTCCCCGTGTTCCATGCCTTCGGGTTGACGGGTGGGCTGATGCTGCCGCTGCTCTCCGGCATCTTCAGCTTCCTCTATCCCTCGCCACTGCACTACAAGATCATTCCGGAAATGTGCTACGACACCGGCGCCACGGTGATCTTCGGCACCGATACATTCCTCTCCGGCTACGCCAAGAACGCCCATCCTTACGACTTCTACAGGATGCGCCTCGTCGTGGCGGGCGCCGAACGCCTGAAGCCCGAGACACGCGAAATCTGGATGAACCGCTTTGGCCTCCGCATTCTCGAAGGCTACGGCGCGACAGAATGTGCGCCCGTTGTTTCCGTGAACACGCCCATGCACTACCGCGCCGGTTCCGTGGGCCGCCTTCTGGATGGCATGGACTACCGCCTTGAAGAAGTGCCCGGCATCGAAGGTGGCGGCCGTCTGCACGTGAAGGGCCCCAACATCATGCTGGGCTATCTGCGCGCTGACAATCCCGGCGTGCTGGAGCCGCCGCCCGATGGCTGGTATGACACCGGCGACATCGTTGCCGTGGATGAACGCCGCTTCATCACCATCCTTGGCCGCGCCAAGCGCTTCTGCAAGATCGCGGGCGAAATGGTGTCGCTCAACGCCATCGAAACCAAGCTCATGGAACTCTATCCCGACGACGCCCACGCCGTTGTCGCCGTGCCGGACAAGAAGAAGGGCGAGCAGTTGGTCATGTTCACAACCCTGAAAGCACCCGACCGCAAGGAGATGGCCACCGGCCTGAAGCGCCTCGGCCTGTCGGACCTGATGATTCCCAAGAACATCTTTCCGGTTGACGCCTTGCCCATCCTGGGCTCCGGCAAGACCGACTACGTCACCATGAACCGCATGGCGAAGGAACGCGTGCCGGAATAG